A genomic segment from Nitratiruptor sp. YY08-10 encodes:
- a CDS encoding major capsid protein, producing the protein MAIQIKDTVIQTTAIDSIRDNLLNAKTATGGAISVGRNIHKGDYIEETFFDDFGNIVRRDPTVDTAVTPERLSTSEDVAVKLYFRGDLFVTNTELERYGTTVKNMNSKIGNKIGEKISRWTIEKGLIALVAALTSRTELVAGDGTTAADVQTLADAVFKLGDMNEDVKVFVAPSMVAYQLLQNALNSTADQISYGAVYGAQIGTLGRKLWMVDNAALQWSEDLNGDGVNENGYYTLGLTPGAITIDESEVVKILSDLDITQENAGYRFKAEGAYTIKVKGFSYNKAQGINPSDSVLGSTASWTLVSDIKAAAGVVAKTA; encoded by the coding sequence ATGGCAATTCAAATCAAAGATACGGTAATTCAAACTACCGCGATTGACAGCATTAGAGACAATCTGCTCAATGCCAAGACTGCTACAGGCGGTGCGATTAGTGTGGGTAGAAATATCCACAAAGGCGACTACATCGAGGAAACATTCTTCGACGATTTTGGAAACATCGTGCGAAGAGACCCGACGGTCGACACGGCTGTAACGCCAGAAAGACTATCTACAAGCGAAGATGTTGCGGTCAAACTCTACTTTAGAGGGGATTTGTTTGTTACGAATACCGAGCTTGAGCGATATGGTACGACCGTTAAGAATATGAACTCTAAGATCGGAAACAAGATCGGAGAAAAGATCTCGCGATGGACAATAGAAAAAGGGCTTATAGCATTGGTTGCGGCTCTAACTTCAAGAACGGAGCTTGTCGCAGGTGACGGAACTACTGCAGCGGATGTGCAAACTCTTGCCGATGCTGTTTTCAAACTTGGAGACATGAACGAGGATGTGAAGGTGTTTGTGGCTCCATCCATGGTTGCATATCAGCTGCTTCAAAATGCGCTTAATTCTACTGCAGATCAGATTAGCTACGGTGCTGTCTATGGCGCACAGATTGGAACACTTGGTAGAAAACTTTGGATGGTCGATAACGCAGCGCTTCAATGGAGCGAGGATCTGAATGGAGATGGAGTAAACGAAAACGGATACTACACTCTTGGATTGACTCCCGGTGCAATTACTATCGATGAGAGCGAAGTTGTGAAAATCTTGAGCGATCTTGACATTACACAAGAAAACGCAGGGTATCGATTCAAGGCCGAAGGCGCTTATACGATCAAGGTAAAAGGCTTTAGCTACAACAAAGCCCAAGGTATCAACCCGAGCGACTCTGTACTTGGCAGTACTGCAAGCTGGACGCTTGTAAGCGATATTAAAGCTGCTGCAGGCGTTGTAGCCAAAACCGCATAG
- a CDS encoding phage tail tube protein, with translation MAKRLVKNSVVLAAVGATPTASNVVDISDPFSPSFTTKTGEYKQYDGQMGTTKTWVDGNYLVASGTISAFLKSNGGGANVPKLDELFKMAGLTGQAVDTDGDGANDAYVYSPNSDELATGEVVWYLDGIKRHFTGVSANLKLDLEVGAPAKAQFDIQGYSDTPVEEPNPSVTLDNNDIFVVTSAQAVTLGGNTLPVTSVSFDMGNQINEIYAIGDKSFYRSDFAAKVSITEKVGNDIGYWGEFLSGAIKSLEVTLSDRSGNKFVLHLPTLSYTNISESGTDELEATREFLASNDFTITYL, from the coding sequence ATGGCAAAAAGACTCGTAAAGAACAGCGTTGTATTAGCTGCGGTCGGCGCAACGCCTACAGCATCAAATGTTGTGGATATCAGCGATCCATTTAGCCCAAGTTTTACTACAAAAACGGGTGAGTATAAGCAGTATGACGGGCAGATGGGGACCACTAAGACTTGGGTGGATGGCAACTACTTGGTGGCAAGTGGGACAATTAGTGCGTTTCTCAAGAGCAATGGTGGTGGGGCAAATGTGCCAAAACTCGATGAATTGTTCAAAATGGCAGGACTCACCGGTCAAGCAGTTGATACGGATGGTGACGGTGCAAACGATGCATATGTATATAGTCCTAATTCTGATGAATTGGCCACAGGTGAGGTAGTTTGGTATCTCGATGGCATCAAACGGCACTTTACAGGTGTGAGTGCTAATTTGAAACTCGATCTTGAAGTTGGAGCACCTGCAAAAGCACAATTTGATATCCAAGGGTACAGCGATACTCCGGTTGAAGAGCCAAATCCATCTGTAACGTTAGACAATAATGACATTTTCGTTGTTACTTCTGCTCAGGCCGTGACTCTAGGTGGTAATACATTGCCAGTTACAAGCGTTAGTTTTGATATGGGCAACCAAATCAACGAGATATATGCAATTGGTGATAAGAGCTTTTATCGATCCGATTTTGCAGCAAAAGTATCCATCACAGAAAAAGTCGGAAACGATATCGGATATTGGGGCGAGTTTTTAAGTGGCGCAATCAAGTCTCTTGAAGTGACCTTGAGCGATAGAAGTGGCAATAAGTTTGTGTTGCATCTACCAACGCTTAGCTATACAAATATCAGTGAAAGTGGAACGGATGAACTTGAAGCCACAAGAGAGTTTTTGGCAAGCAACGATTTTACGATTACATATCTATAA